The Deinococcus sonorensis KR-87 genome includes a window with the following:
- the ccmD gene encoding heme exporter protein CcmD, with protein sequence MDKFSGYVIASYVVTFVVLLGYLGWLWWRLRQEEGQRR encoded by the coding sequence GTGGATAAGTTCAGCGGATACGTGATCGCCAGCTACGTCGTGACCTTCGTGGTGCTGCTCGGCTATCTCGGCTGGCTGTGGTGGCGGCTGCGTCAGGAGGAGGGCCAGCGCCGGTGA
- a CDS encoding cytochrome c-type biogenesis protein → MLLLVLGWALASAPLSPAQEAQAQQIGRTIRCPVCQGLPITESTSDLSHQMMRELRSQVQQGRGADQIIQYFAARYGDTVLLNPPRRGINLLLWLAPLLALLLGGLWLLSYLRRPAGAAAPLPSTPGPDPDDEDPYLRQVRAVSSARKARDA, encoded by the coding sequence GTGCTGCTGCTGGTGCTCGGCTGGGCGCTGGCGTCGGCCCCACTGTCGCCGGCGCAGGAGGCCCAGGCGCAGCAGATCGGGCGCACCATCCGCTGCCCAGTGTGCCAGGGGCTGCCGATCACCGAGAGCACCAGTGACCTGAGCCACCAGATGATGCGCGAGTTGAGAAGCCAGGTGCAGCAGGGCCGCGGCGCCGACCAGATCATTCAGTACTTCGCTGCCCGCTACGGCGACACGGTGCTGCTGAATCCGCCCCGGCGCGGCATCAACCTGCTGCTGTGGCTGGCCCCGCTGCTGGCGCTGCTGCTGGGCGGGCTGTGGCTGCTGAGCTACCTGCGTCGCCCGGCGGGTGCCGCCGCGCCGCTGCCCAGCACGCCCGGGCCGGACCCCGATGACGAGGACCCGTATCTGCGACAGGTGCGGGCGGTCAGCTCGGCCCGCAAGGCGCGTGACGCATGA
- a CDS encoding ubiquinol-cytochrome c reductase iron-sulfur subunit: MTRLTRRAVLERWWLLPVGATVGVFGFMGLYAARVSRKSVPGAPQFVGGPAVRVAALPQLDREWAEVQFAYAGRPCTVLRLPEATLGGLSAGGQHYAAFSRVCTHLGCPVNLVRDVEVLAFSFNYRAPNPQDQHPQLGCPCHFSVFDPLRSGEAVFGKAHLPLPRVRLERRGDALWATGIEAAPAIGG; encoded by the coding sequence GTGACCCGACTGACCCGCCGCGCCGTGCTGGAACGCTGGTGGCTGCTGCCGGTGGGCGCCACCGTGGGTGTTTTCGGCTTCATGGGGCTGTACGCGGCGCGGGTCAGCCGCAAGAGTGTGCCGGGCGCGCCACAGTTCGTGGGCGGCCCGGCCGTGCGAGTGGCGGCGCTGCCCCAGCTGGACCGCGAATGGGCCGAAGTGCAGTTCGCCTACGCCGGGCGCCCCTGCACGGTGCTGCGGCTGCCGGAGGCCACGCTGGGCGGCCTGAGCGCCGGCGGCCAGCACTACGCCGCCTTCTCGCGGGTCTGCACGCACCTGGGCTGCCCGGTGAACCTGGTGCGTGACGTGGAGGTGCTGGCCTTCAGCTTCAACTACCGCGCGCCCAACCCGCAGGACCAGCACCCGCAACTGGGCTGCCCGTGCCACTTCAGCGTCTTCGATCCGCTCAGGAGCGGGGAGGCGGTGTTCGGCAAGGCCCACCTGCCGCTGCCACGGGTCCGCCTGGAGCGGCGCGGCGACGCGCTGTGGGCCACCGGCATCGAGGCCGCCCCTGCCATCGGCGGCTAG
- a CDS encoding class I SAM-dependent methyltransferase → MEPLARVLDFYQSGQELERLTTGLGRLEAERTRALITRFQPSSARTVLDVGGGPGAHALWLAASGLEVHLLDAVPLHVEAALRRSAAAPRGLASAVVGDARALPYPDATADMVLLLGPLYHLTDPQDWANALTEAFRCVRPGGVVFAAAIHRGASTVVGAQRGWVLDQAYLGMLEREWITGEHRRPAEWPRLLVDAHFHSPQELTAELETAGFSVERVFGLEGPGWLMPDFSEAVQDPETREKLLWLASLLEDEPALSPHILAVATRPT, encoded by the coding sequence ATGGAGCCACTGGCACGCGTACTTGACTTCTATCAGAGTGGCCAGGAGCTGGAGCGCCTGACCACCGGTCTCGGCCGGCTGGAGGCCGAGCGGACGCGAGCCCTGATCACACGCTTCCAGCCAAGCTCGGCTCGCACGGTGCTGGATGTGGGCGGCGGACCGGGCGCGCACGCCCTGTGGCTGGCCGCGTCCGGGCTGGAGGTGCACCTGCTGGATGCCGTACCCCTGCATGTCGAGGCGGCGCTGCGGAGGTCTGCGGCGGCTCCGCGTGGCCTCGCCAGCGCGGTGGTGGGTGACGCCCGCGCGCTGCCCTACCCGGACGCCACAGCAGACATGGTGCTGCTGTTGGGACCGCTCTATCACCTGACCGACCCCCAGGACTGGGCGAACGCCCTGACCGAGGCCTTCCGCTGCGTCAGACCCGGCGGGGTTGTGTTCGCGGCCGCCATTCATCGCGGCGCTTCCACGGTGGTGGGAGCGCAGCGCGGCTGGGTGCTGGATCAGGCGTACCTGGGCATGCTGGAACGCGAGTGGATCACCGGGGAACACCGCCGGCCGGCAGAGTGGCCCCGCCTGTTGGTGGACGCGCACTTCCACAGCCCGCAGGAACTGACAGCTGAGCTGGAGACGGCAGGTTTTTCGGTGGAGCGCGTGTTTGGTCTGGAGGGACCTGGGTGGCTGATGCCCGACTTTTCGGAGGCCGTGCAGGATCCGGAAACGAGAGAAAAGCTGCTGTGGCTCGCCAGCCTCTTGGAGGACGAGCCGGCCCTCAGCCCGCACATCCTCGCCGTGGCTACACGGCCCACTTAA
- a CDS encoding ion transporter has product MSHAVDTRAPWRVSLGNIIFNSDTPAGRAFDLLLTVLIIASILVVVLDSVARIHQHYGALLHGAELCFTALFTLEYVARLVTARRASHYARSFFGLVDLLTILPGVVALTLPGAQYLLSVRVLRLLRIFRILKLARYLSEASVLSTALRNSATKIIVFLSVVLTMVTLIGSLMYVVEGPEHGFTSIPTSIYWAIVTLTTVGYGDIAPGTPLGKTLASLAMILGYGVIAVPTGIVTVSLTQAQRARQSFVTCSRCGLQGHEGDARFCRRCAEPLPPEAAADPERR; this is encoded by the coding sequence ATGAGTCACGCGGTGGATACCCGGGCGCCCTGGAGGGTGTCGCTGGGCAACATCATCTTCAACAGCGATACCCCGGCCGGTCGCGCCTTCGACCTGCTGCTGACGGTGCTGATCATTGCAAGCATTCTGGTGGTGGTGCTGGACAGTGTCGCCCGCATCCACCAGCACTACGGCGCGCTGCTGCACGGCGCGGAGCTGTGCTTCACGGCGCTGTTCACCCTGGAGTACGTTGCCCGCCTGGTCACCGCCCGGCGGGCCTCTCACTACGCCAGGAGCTTTTTCGGGCTGGTGGACCTGCTGACCATCCTGCCCGGTGTGGTGGCGCTGACGCTGCCGGGCGCCCAGTACCTGCTGAGCGTGCGGGTGCTGCGGCTGCTGCGGATCTTCCGCATTCTGAAACTGGCCCGCTACCTGAGCGAGGCCAGCGTGCTCTCCACTGCCCTGCGGAACAGCGCCACCAAGATCATCGTGTTTCTCTCGGTGGTGCTGACGATGGTCACGCTGATCGGCAGCCTGATGTACGTCGTGGAGGGGCCGGAGCATGGCTTTACCAGCATTCCGACCAGCATCTACTGGGCCATCGTGACGCTGACGACCGTGGGGTACGGCGACATCGCTCCCGGCACGCCGCTGGGCAAGACGCTCGCGTCGCTGGCCATGATTCTCGGGTACGGGGTGATTGCCGTCCCCACCGGCATCGTCACGGTCAGCCTGACCCAGGCGCAGCGGGCGCGGCAGTCGTTCGTGACGTGTTCACGCTGCGGCCTTCAGGGGCACGAAGGGGACGCCCGGTTCTGTCGTCGTTGCGCGGAGCCGCTCCCTCCTGAGGCGGCGGCAGACCCGGAGCGGCGCTGA
- the gmk gene encoding guanylate kinase, producing the protein MTLPTQTTPHQQAEQRPERGLLIVMTGASGVGKGTLRERWLHGQNVFYSVSMTTRAARDGEQDGVDYHFVSEAEFLQHLHSDGFLEHAEFAGNRYGTPRGPIEAALERGQDVILEIEVLGAMQVRQHSQEAILVFIMPPSLSELRRRLEGRATETPAQIERRMARAREEILEAHRFDYVVLNDDLDRAVMDMHAVQRSERLRASRWAQADLQQVVDG; encoded by the coding sequence ATGACCCTTCCTACACAGACCACACCACACCAACAAGCTGAGCAGCGGCCGGAGCGGGGCCTGCTGATCGTGATGACCGGCGCGAGCGGGGTCGGCAAGGGCACCCTGCGCGAACGCTGGCTGCACGGTCAGAACGTCTTCTACTCGGTGTCCATGACCACCCGGGCTGCGCGCGACGGTGAGCAGGACGGCGTGGACTATCACTTCGTCAGCGAGGCCGAGTTCCTGCAGCACCTGCACTCAGATGGCTTCCTGGAGCACGCTGAGTTCGCCGGCAACCGCTACGGCACGCCGCGCGGCCCGATCGAGGCGGCGCTGGAACGAGGCCAGGATGTGATTCTGGAGATCGAGGTGCTGGGGGCCATGCAGGTGCGTCAGCACAGCCAGGAGGCCATTCTGGTGTTCATCATGCCCCCCAGCCTCTCAGAATTGCGTCGCCGGCTGGAAGGCCGCGCCACCGAGACGCCCGCGCAGATCGAACGCCGCATGGCCCGCGCCCGCGAGGAGATTCTGGAGGCGCACCGCTTCGATTACGTGGTGCTCAACGATGACCTGGACCGGGCCGTGATGGACATGCACGCGGTGCAGCGGTCCGAACGGCTGCGTGCCTCGCGCTGGGCCCAGGCCGACCTGCAGCAGGTGGTGGACGGCTAG
- a CDS encoding heme lyase CcmF/NrfE family subunit, whose product MLNLISFQASPLGAVGQIALLLALLFTLAGLWLAAVGGLRSDARATEGARRAIWAVFAFTTLSVLVLEVALLRDDFSVRYVAGHSMRVSPTWVKVTTLWAALEGSILLWAWILSLYSFVLSLTLRRDALRPWALGAMFVSLLFFIGVTAGVASPFTPLAQIPSDGAGPNPALQNHWMMAVHPVLLYLGFVGLSVPFAYAVSALITGRLSTHWILVTRRWTLVAWSFLTAAIVAGGWWSYETLGWGGYWAWDPVENASFIPWLLTTAFLHSLQIQERRGQLRAWNIWLIVLSYSSTVLGTFLNRSGIVQSVHAFSNGPVGAVFLGFLAFLLLSGIGLAAWRAPHLRDEGEPSAPLSRESAFLAGNWLFLVFSSMVLLGTLFPVIVEAVTGHKTSVGGPFFDTFAVPLGLGLLLLMGVGPMLPWRRASGERLLTALRWPGLGAVAALLVGLLLGVRSVGVLLTLALCAYNLMGLGQLTARALRERGGDPLGLVREQPRRYGAYLAHVGLVIVALGLAFSGTYKQSAETTLNRGQTVTLLGQSLSLSSIRQETYPYGTSKVALVQVNGRAYQPRANLYVQGGNTLYPTPAVQYSPLGDTYLVTTAFDPAGQWASVRLIESPLVSWIWVGTLVVVLGASLTLATPRQAVRRTVSAGLQAAD is encoded by the coding sequence ATGCTGAACCTGATCAGTTTCCAGGCGAGCCCGCTCGGTGCGGTCGGCCAGATCGCGCTGCTGCTGGCGCTGCTGTTCACGCTCGCCGGCCTGTGGCTGGCGGCAGTGGGCGGCCTGCGCTCCGACGCCCGCGCCACCGAGGGCGCCCGCCGGGCCATCTGGGCGGTGTTCGCCTTCACCACGCTGAGCGTGTTGGTGCTGGAGGTGGCGCTGCTGCGCGACGACTTCTCGGTGCGCTACGTGGCGGGCCACTCGATGCGGGTATCGCCCACCTGGGTCAAGGTCACCACGCTGTGGGCGGCGCTGGAGGGCAGCATCCTGCTGTGGGCCTGGATCCTGTCGCTGTACAGCTTCGTGCTGAGCCTGACGCTGCGCCGCGACGCGTTGCGGCCCTGGGCGCTGGGCGCGATGTTCGTGTCGCTGCTGTTCTTCATCGGCGTGACGGCAGGCGTGGCCAGCCCCTTCACCCCGCTGGCCCAGATTCCCAGCGACGGGGCCGGGCCCAACCCGGCACTGCAGAACCACTGGATGATGGCCGTGCACCCTGTGCTGCTGTACCTGGGCTTCGTGGGCCTGTCGGTGCCGTTCGCGTACGCCGTCTCGGCCCTGATCACCGGGCGGCTCAGCACCCACTGGATTCTGGTGACGCGCCGCTGGACGCTGGTGGCCTGGAGCTTCCTGACCGCCGCCATCGTGGCGGGCGGCTGGTGGAGCTACGAGACGCTCGGCTGGGGCGGCTACTGGGCCTGGGACCCGGTGGAGAACGCCAGCTTCATTCCGTGGCTGCTCACCACCGCGTTCCTGCACAGCCTGCAGATTCAGGAGCGCCGCGGTCAGCTGCGGGCCTGGAACATCTGGCTGATCGTGCTGAGCTACAGCAGCACCGTGCTCGGCACCTTCCTGAACCGCAGCGGCATCGTGCAGAGCGTGCATGCCTTCTCCAACGGCCCGGTGGGCGCGGTGTTCCTGGGCTTCCTGGCGTTCCTGCTGCTGAGCGGCATCGGGCTGGCGGCGTGGCGCGCCCCGCACCTGCGTGACGAGGGCGAGCCGAGCGCGCCCCTGAGCCGTGAGAGCGCCTTCCTGGCCGGCAACTGGCTGTTTCTGGTGTTCTCCAGCATGGTGCTGCTCGGCACGCTGTTCCCGGTGATCGTGGAAGCGGTCACCGGCCACAAGACCAGCGTGGGTGGCCCGTTCTTCGATACCTTCGCGGTGCCGCTGGGCCTGGGCCTGCTGCTGCTGATGGGCGTGGGGCCAATGCTGCCGTGGCGCCGGGCCAGCGGCGAGCGGCTGCTCACCGCGCTGCGCTGGCCGGGCCTGGGTGCTGTGGCCGCGCTGCTGGTGGGGCTGCTGCTGGGCGTGCGCTCGGTGGGCGTGCTGCTGACGCTGGCGCTGTGCGCCTACAACCTGATGGGCCTGGGGCAGCTGACGGCCCGCGCCCTGCGCGAGCGCGGCGGCGACCCGCTGGGCCTGGTGCGGGAACAGCCGCGCCGCTACGGGGCCTACCTGGCGCACGTCGGACTGGTGATCGTGGCGCTGGGGCTGGCCTTCAGCGGCACCTACAAGCAGAGCGCCGAGACCACCCTCAACCGGGGCCAGACGGTGACGCTGCTGGGTCAGTCGCTGTCACTGAGCAGCATCCGGCAGGAGACGTACCCCTACGGCACCTCCAAGGTGGCGCTGGTGCAGGTCAACGGCCGCGCCTACCAGCCACGCGCCAACCTGTACGTGCAGGGCGGCAATACCCTCTATCCCACGCCGGCGGTGCAGTACAGCCCGCTGGGCGATACCTATCTGGTGACCACCGCCTTTGACCCGGCCGGCCAGTGGGCCAGCGTGCGGCTGATCGAGTCGCCGCTGGTGTCCTGGATCTGGGTGGGCACGCTGGTGGTGGTGCTGGGCGCCAGCCTGACGCTGGCCACGCCCCGGCAGGCCGTGCGGCGCACGGTGAGTGCCGGGCTGCAGGCCGCCGACTGA
- the ccmE gene encoding cytochrome c maturation protein CcmE produces MTSPTALPQARRRRRNPVPLVLGGLALALLLGFILFGNLSKSLEYFVTPTEYRQDSAQYQGRTVRLGGLVRHAEYDRQTLNLRFTITDYGASYPVTYQGAVSDLFKENQGVVVRGQFQNGVFHANELLVKHSEEYRVPQSQADIKSMLKDTQ; encoded by the coding sequence GTGACCTCTCCCACGGCGCTGCCCCAGGCACGTCGCCGTCGCCGCAATCCGGTGCCGCTGGTGCTGGGCGGGCTGGCGCTGGCGCTGCTGCTGGGTTTCATCCTGTTCGGGAACCTCAGCAAGAGCCTGGAGTACTTCGTAACGCCCACCGAGTACCGCCAGGACAGTGCCCAGTACCAGGGCCGCACGGTGCGGCTGGGCGGGCTGGTGCGCCACGCCGAGTACGACCGGCAGACGCTCAACCTCCGCTTCACCATCACCGACTACGGTGCGAGCTACCCGGTGACGTACCAGGGGGCGGTGAGCGACCTGTTCAAGGAGAACCAGGGGGTGGTGGTGCGCGGGCAGTTCCAGAACGGGGTCTTCCATGCCAACGAGCTGCTGGTCAAGCACAGCGAAGAGTACCGGGTGCCCCAGAGCCAGGCGGACATCAAGAGCATGCTGAAGGACACCCAGTGA
- a CDS encoding NPCBM/NEW2 domain-containing protein — MQKLIVWASLAALLVSCGQQSTATPDPWVAGYAAAPPAPWAASAPTLSALSLTPGTNTLFYEKTTAAQNGWGPIEVNRSNGGRTQLDGNPLTVGGKVFARGFGLHAPALLSYDLKPQPGTRCTALSLGFGVDDEVGDRGSVQFELSINGAPTFRSLTQTGRDAPQQQTFPLPAGDVSIRIVVNDAGDGAFYDHADLLNPTIQCEAVTQPIITLDQSALTVFHTHTARLHATFSGFPAGTVALSLQDVGSGHPGLQLLTGSVTLTGSGPQTREIVVAEPDMPPFFIPNYLDNLQGQYRLVGQAGSVQASSSALAVKVQTVKVETRFEPPLSSGHPGDTVHVVAVVRTTPPVEFLTPITIQPSTSSDAEATVTGPTTLVAGELRAPVDIVLRDTGLDPMTTITQSYIAQSGNFVGYRLPWYGTNTTELRWTLLP, encoded by the coding sequence ATGCAGAAACTGATCGTCTGGGCCAGTCTTGCCGCGCTGCTGGTGTCGTGCGGGCAGCAGTCCACCGCCACCCCCGATCCATGGGTGGCCGGGTATGCCGCCGCGCCGCCGGCGCCATGGGCGGCCAGCGCGCCGACCCTGAGTGCGCTGTCGCTGACCCCGGGCACCAATACGCTGTTCTACGAGAAGACCACGGCGGCCCAGAACGGCTGGGGGCCCATCGAGGTCAACCGCAGCAACGGCGGCCGGACTCAGCTGGACGGCAACCCGCTCACCGTGGGCGGGAAGGTCTTCGCACGGGGCTTCGGCCTGCATGCCCCAGCGCTGCTCAGCTACGATCTGAAGCCGCAGCCGGGCACCCGCTGCACCGCCCTGAGCCTCGGCTTCGGGGTGGATGACGAGGTGGGTGACCGGGGCAGCGTGCAGTTCGAGCTGTCCATCAACGGGGCGCCGACCTTCCGCAGCCTCACCCAGACCGGCCGTGACGCGCCGCAGCAGCAGACCTTCCCGCTGCCGGCCGGTGACGTCAGCATCCGGATCGTGGTGAACGACGCCGGCGACGGCGCCTTCTACGATCACGCCGACCTGCTGAACCCCACCATTCAGTGCGAGGCCGTCACCCAGCCGATCATCACGCTGGACCAATCCGCCCTCACGGTGTTCCATACCCACACCGCCCGGCTGCACGCCACCTTCAGCGGCTTCCCGGCCGGCACCGTGGCGCTGAGTCTGCAGGACGTGGGCAGCGGCCACCCGGGCCTGCAGCTGCTGACCGGTTCGGTGACGCTCACCGGCAGCGGCCCGCAGACCCGCGAGATCGTGGTGGCCGAGCCGGACATGCCCCCCTTCTTCATCCCGAACTACCTCGACAACCTGCAGGGGCAGTACCGGCTGGTGGGCCAGGCCGGATCGGTGCAGGCCAGCAGCAGTGCCCTGGCAGTCAAGGTCCAGACCGTGAAGGTCGAGACCCGCTTCGAGCCCCCGCTCTCCAGCGGCCATCCCGGCGACACCGTGCACGTGGTGGCGGTGGTGCGCACCACGCCGCCCGTCGAGTTCCTGACGCCCATCACCATCCAGCCGTCCACCTCGAGTGACGCGGAGGCCACCGTAACTGGTCCCACCACCCTGGTGGCGGGCGAGCTGCGTGCGCCGGTGGATATCGTGCTCAGGGATACGGGGCTGGACCCGATGACGACCATCACGCAGTCGTACATTGCTCAGTCCGGCAATTTCGTGGGGTACCGGCTGCCGTGGTACGGCACCAACACCACCGAACTGCGCTGGACCCTGCTGCCCTGA
- a CDS encoding c-type cytochrome codes for MTALTLGLLALLVLGALMLVLAPLRQGASPDPDAPERERLEQERDRLYDELRALPEEEPAQRTRTELEQRAARTLRALDALPPAPSHRTRPGWLWGGVALAAALVLAGSVSFIPRWQLGGLAADEASSVRTALTLPALARRAQQTQQASAYLAWGKAAFDAGLYDQAASAYASALKQNPQQPEALRRLGIILLTKEDGSGQQTVPNDQAFLLIRTAAQLAPNDPESQLLLGFGFSRYGEDQLALAALERYRTLNPQGRDADDLISAIRARQNQTDPGAQAYASNCASCHGASGNGGVGPALRAAGLTRDTIAAVVQHGKGSMPAFPNIQGKTLEALVTLVEGWQK; via the coding sequence ATGACGGCCCTGACCCTGGGGCTGCTGGCCCTGCTGGTGCTGGGCGCCCTGATGCTGGTGCTGGCCCCGCTGCGGCAGGGAGCAAGCCCGGACCCGGACGCCCCGGAACGCGAGCGGCTGGAGCAGGAGCGCGACCGGCTGTATGACGAGCTGCGCGCCCTCCCCGAGGAGGAGCCCGCCCAGCGCACCCGCACCGAACTGGAGCAGCGGGCCGCCCGCACCCTGCGCGCCCTGGACGCGCTGCCACCCGCGCCCAGCCACCGCACCCGGCCCGGCTGGCTGTGGGGCGGCGTGGCCCTGGCGGCCGCACTGGTGCTGGCCGGCAGCGTCAGCTTCATTCCGCGCTGGCAGCTGGGCGGGCTGGCGGCCGACGAGGCCAGCAGCGTCCGCACCGCCCTGACGCTGCCGGCGCTGGCCCGCCGCGCCCAGCAGACGCAGCAGGCCAGCGCCTACCTCGCCTGGGGCAAGGCCGCCTTCGATGCCGGGCTCTACGATCAGGCCGCCAGCGCCTACGCCTCGGCCCTCAAGCAGAACCCGCAGCAGCCGGAAGCGCTGCGGCGGCTGGGCATCATTCTGCTGACCAAGGAGGACGGCAGCGGCCAGCAGACGGTCCCGAACGACCAGGCATTCCTGCTGATCCGCACCGCCGCGCAGCTGGCGCCCAACGACCCGGAAAGTCAGCTGCTGCTGGGCTTCGGATTCTCACGGTACGGAGAGGACCAGCTGGCCCTGGCCGCCCTGGAGCGCTACCGCACCCTGAATCCACAGGGCCGCGACGCCGACGACCTGATCTCGGCCATCCGGGCGCGCCAGAACCAGACCGATCCCGGCGCGCAGGCCTACGCCAGCAACTGCGCCAGCTGCCACGGCGCGTCCGGCAACGGCGGTGTGGGACCAGCGCTGCGAGCGGCCGGGCTCACCCGCGACACCATCGCGGCGGTGGTACAGCACGGCAAGGGCAGCATGCCGGCCTTCCCGAACATCCAGGGCAAGACGCTGGAGGCCCTGGTGACGCTGGTGGAGGGCTGGCAGAAGTGA
- the ccsA gene encoding cytochrome c biogenesis protein CcsA, translating into MMQSTLPAARDRLTPALGLLTLVLMLSGLYIGLSAPPDVNQGTLVRLLFIHVPAAWLSYLAYGGTGLFGLLYLVTRQRRFDRLSHSSAEMGLMFTIATIIVGMLWAKPTWGAYWVWEPRLTTTALSLVIYGGYLLVRGLIDEPERRARVAAVIGIVGTLYVPVNYMAVEWWRGIHQTQTLKLLGGIGFAASPAYGIALTVMTAAFTVLYVYLLRTRGRLAALQEAREERELGAELGSEVSRG; encoded by the coding sequence ATGATGCAATCCACCCTGCCTGCGGCACGTGACCGCCTGACCCCTGCGCTGGGTCTGCTGACGCTGGTTCTGATGCTCAGCGGCCTGTACATCGGCCTGTCCGCCCCGCCCGACGTGAACCAGGGGACCCTGGTGCGGCTGCTGTTCATTCACGTGCCGGCCGCGTGGCTGAGCTACCTCGCCTACGGCGGCACCGGCCTGTTCGGCCTGCTGTACCTCGTCACCCGCCAGCGCCGCTTTGACCGGCTGAGCCACAGCAGCGCCGAGATGGGCCTGATGTTCACCATCGCCACCATCATCGTGGGGATGCTGTGGGCCAAGCCCACCTGGGGTGCCTACTGGGTCTGGGAGCCCAGGCTCACCACCACTGCGCTCTCGCTGGTGATCTACGGCGGCTACCTGCTGGTGCGCGGCCTGATTGACGAGCCGGAGCGCCGCGCCCGAGTGGCGGCGGTGATCGGGATCGTGGGCACGCTGTACGTGCCGGTGAACTACATGGCCGTGGAATGGTGGCGCGGCATCCACCAGACCCAGACGCTGAAGCTGCTGGGCGGCATCGGGTTTGCGGCCTCGCCGGCCTACGGCATCGCGCTGACCGTCATGACCGCCGCCTTCACGGTGCTGTACGTGTACCTGCTGCGGACCCGTGGCCGGCTGGCGGCGCTGCAGGAAGCCAGAGAAGAGCGCGAGCTCGGCGCCGAGCTGGGCAGTGAGGTGAGCCGTGGATAA
- a CDS encoding TlpA family protein disulfide reductase: protein MTTSNSTPTPAAPRPSSPLRRVLPPLIAAVLVVLLGLGLLRSNGQQEGGPLVGKAAPNFTLTTLDGGTLSLASLKGRPVVLNFWASWCVPCRSEAPLLRELSERQTAGGLAVVGVVFSDKDLKAVRQFVGEYGLAYPSLLDPKLDTAINYGVSGVPETFFVDPQGVVRGYDQGGLTRERLTAGLQTIGVKF from the coding sequence ATGACCACATCCAACTCCACCCCCACCCCGGCCGCCCCGCGGCCCTCCTCTCCCCTGCGCCGGGTGCTGCCCCCGCTGATCGCCGCCGTGCTGGTGGTGCTGCTGGGCCTGGGCCTGCTGCGCAGCAACGGCCAGCAGGAGGGCGGCCCACTGGTCGGCAAGGCCGCGCCCAACTTCACCCTCACCACGCTGGACGGCGGCACGCTCAGCCTCGCCTCGCTGAAAGGCCGCCCGGTGGTGCTGAACTTCTGGGCCTCCTGGTGCGTGCCGTGCCGCAGCGAGGCGCCGCTGCTGCGCGAGCTGAGTGAACGTCAGACCGCGGGCGGGCTCGCGGTGGTGGGCGTGGTGTTCAGCGACAAGGACCTGAAGGCGGTGCGGCAGTTCGTCGGCGAGTACGGGCTGGCGTATCCCAGCCTGCTGGACCCGAAGCTGGACACCGCCATCAACTACGGCGTCAGCGGGGTGCCGGAGACCTTCTTCGTGGACCCGCAGGGCGTGGTGCGCGGCTATGACCAGGGCGGCCTGACCCGCGAGCGCCTCACCGCCGGCCTGCAGACGATCGGGGTGAAGTTCTGA